A portion of the Bactrocera neohumeralis isolate Rockhampton chromosome 2, APGP_CSIRO_Bneo_wtdbg2-racon-allhic-juicebox.fasta_v2, whole genome shotgun sequence genome contains these proteins:
- the LOC126759656 gene encoding uncharacterized protein LOC126759656 has product MFSDCDNCKCDANGACADGQRLMGMEQFTLPSCDQWQPSIDFMLWPPGSCEYGCHVGMCPNTNPQTDCCDAYKNRNLPRSPWSSTVPCHSATTKSLSYCRPCATANRCMRRNLISPENPLFHPTLEFRQKDLPLQTPVWRPNGPTQRFSEKL; this is encoded by the exons ATGTTTAGCGA CTGCGACAACTGTAAATGTGACGCTAATGGCGCTTGTGCTGATGGACAACGTTTAATGGGCATGGAGCAGTTCACCCTACCCTCCTGTGATCAGTGGCAGCCATCGATCGATTTTATGCTGTGGCCGCCGGGCAGTTGCGAGTATGGCTGTCACGTGGGTATGTGCCCGAATACGAATCCACAAACAGACTGTTGTGACGCCTATAAAAATCGGAATCTGCCCAGATCACCATGGTCGTCCACAGTCCCTTGTCACAGCGCAACAACCAAAAGTCTCTCGTACTGCCGGCCCTGTGCGACCGCGAACCGCTGTATGCGACGTAACCTTATTTCTCCGGAGAATCCATTGTTCCACCCGACGCTAGAGTTTCGTCAGAAGGATCTTCCGTTACAGACACCGGTGTGGCGGCCTAATGGACCAACACAACGATTTTCCGAGAAACTTTAA